One Helicoverpa zea isolate HzStark_Cry1AcR chromosome 11, ilHelZeax1.1, whole genome shotgun sequence genomic window carries:
- the LOC124634350 gene encoding uncharacterized protein LOC124634350 produces the protein MYRSLPLLLALAVMAFSAEISSSYALLEKQAAFQPELKTEHRDHPVHDDNAEHPVYRPEDGNRGRARIEPVKPFGPVIKHDAMLSDQPSASTEVNRLGSDVGILDNGYVPGTADVAYPDIPYAPGYPYAIGYPESNNYDYLMEPDTSTFGLLWSQMPYARTMVSAVGHTITWIFNSIFILIIGSLLTVGVCTYTNLCSIAFHGVGPIHEEMRSLMNPEKLEKIIHAADFVKSAIDKYQKIQKVNDAAGMRKRRAIFNY, from the exons ATGTATCGATCACTACCACTGCTTCTGGCTTTGGCCGTAATGGCGTTTTCAGCAGAAATATCTTCATCTTATGCCTTGTTAGAAAAACAAGCTGCATTCCAACCTGAACTAAAAACTGAACATAGAGACCATCCCGTACATGATGATAATGCTGAACATCCAGTGTATAGACCAGAAGACGGGAACAGAGGCAGAGCAAGGATTGAACCAGTGAAGCCGTTTGGACCCGTCATCAAACATGATGCTATGTTATCTGATCAACCTTCTGCTTCTACGGAAGTAAACAGACTT gGTTCAGATGTTGGTATTCTCGACAATGGATACGTCCCTGGTACTGCTGATGTAGCCTATCCTGATATTCCATACGCTCCTGGCTACCCTTATGCAATTGGCTACCCTGAATCTAACAa ttaCGATTACCTAATGGAGCCTGATACTTCTACCTTCGGTCTTCTGTGGAGTCAAATGCCTTACGCTAGA ACTATGGTCAGTGCTGTCGGTCACACGATCACCTGGATTTTCAACAGCATCTTCATTCTTATCATCGGTTCTCTCCTGACAGTCGGTGTTTGCACTTATACGAACTTATGTTCTATCGCCTTCCACGGCGTTGGGCCTATCCATGAAGAAATGAGATCTCTTATGAACCCAGAAAAGTTGGAAAAGATTATTCACGCAGCAGACTTCGTGAAGTCGGCTATAGACAAATATCAGAAGATACAGAAAGTTAACGACGCTGCTGGTATGAGAAAACGTCGGGCCATATTTAATtactaa